aaaataaataaaataaaggcattgtattcaTGTAcaattaagggggaaaaaagggaggggggatcAGGGAAGGCATAACAGAAAACATCCCAACAAAGGGTTGATATACAGggcaggagaggagaaaagagcaCATGCTGTGATCCAAAGTGTATTTGAGGGGACGAATGGAAGCAGGGTCAGTCATAAAGAGCCTTTTATACTATGCTAAGGGGTTTCAATTTTGTCATGAAGCTAATGGAAACCAGTTACCAGTTTGAGCAGGAAAGTTAAGACAAGGttgcattttagaaaataatggaTTGGAGCCAGGACACACATCAAATGGCTATTGTAGCAATATGGAAGAGTTATGATGGTATCTGGGACTAGGATTTTGGCATTTAGTCACAGACATAGCCAAAAACGATTAAATTGGTTCCTGGTCATAGTTGAGTGAAGAGTAATCAAGGATCAGGTTtcagggctgagacaggagttccATGTGTCAGATACTGtgctaaatacttttttttttttttatagttcatGACCCTTTTTGAGTCTTGACCCTTTGTGGCTCACAAGGGctttgacctcatcagtggatttttttttagagagagagaattttattaaaatatttatttatttatttttttaagttttcggcggacacaacatccttttttgtatgtggtgctgaggatcgaacccgggcctcacgcatgccaggcgagcatgctactgcttgagccacatccccagcccctgtgctaAATACTTGACACACATTATCTCCTTTAATCTGTACCACAAACCTGTGGATAACATTACCCTTactttacaggagaaaacaaGGAAAGGTTAAGTCATTCATCAAAAGTATGActaaatccaattttttttttgtattttatttagaggtagggtctcactgagttgcttagcccctcactttttgctgaggctggctttgaactcaagatcctcctgcctcagcctcctgagccactgggattacacgtgtgctaAATCCaaatttttgataaattatttacataagggctgggattgtggctcagtggtagagcacttgcctagtgcaaGTGcaacctgggttcgattctcagcagcacataaaaaaaaaaataaaggcattgtattgtgtccatctacaaaaatgattctctctttttaaaaaagttatatacATAAACTTGTATggaaaagaaactaaaacatttgttttcctttcaatTGCCTATATTAACACATCACTCTTATTCCTTTACCTTGTTAGTATAGTGTTATTCCTTAGAATAACACATGTGATGGCACAGGCCTTTAATcccaactcaggaagctgagacaggaggattgcaaattcaaggctagcttcagcaatttagcaatgctctaagcaactcaatgataccctgtctcaatattaaaaataaaaagggctctggatgtggctcagtggtagagcacccctgggttcaatccccagtaccccctccccccaaaaaaggggggGTTGTAAACACTGGTCAGTGCCTAGGAAGTCCTGTCCTGATAAGGACTCTCAAGAATTTGGGAATGTGGGTAAGGAAAAGGGAAACGGACCACTTCCCTTCTCTCCCAATCTTTTAAGTGGGGGTCAAAGCAGAGCAACCTTGGTTGTAAAGGAATGTACTCACAAAATATCTGAAGAAATTCATTTGTGCAGTAAGCACACAACATATTCTGTATTTTCCCCTCTACTTATAGGGTTAGTGCAGCCCACCATGTTGTCCTGGCCTGGTCAAAACTCTCTCTGTTGGTCCTCCAagttgttataaatatttttagttgtagatggacacaatacctctttttttttttttacttttatttaatttttagttgtaaatggaccattattatttatttatatgttgtgctgagaatggaacccagtgcctcacacattctaggcaagtattccaccactgagccacaaccccagcccccccatccAAGTAAGATCAATAAACAGTATGTTGGGGCTTTTGCAGCCCTGGGGTTAAACACAATATTTTCAGTGAACATATAGGCAAATTCTTAtttcaaactttgttttttttttttttttttggcactggggtttgaacccaaggccacTTAACCACTAAGAAACATTCTTAGcccttatttatatttcatttagagacaggatttcattaaGTAGCCaaactttgaactcatgattttcctgacttagcctccagagccactgggattaccggcatgtgccactgcacccggccttATTTCATACTTCTGAAAACTTGAAACTACCAAGTTATTCAGGAATCTAGATTTTAAAGAGACATGTGCTTCCAGAACAGTACACTGTAAGATCATTAAGTTAAAATAGGAGCCTGGCATGgtgaagcatgcctgtaatcccagtggctcaggaggctgaggcaggaggatctcaagttcaaagccagccttagcaaaaagtgaggggctaagcaactcattgagaccctatctctaaataaaatacaaaatagggctggagatatgtgGTCAAGTggtcaagttcaatccctggtatccaaatataaatatataataggaGACCTGTCAGAGCCATTTCAGTGACTTGCTGGATTTCACAGGTGCCCAGGATAAGGGTAAGCAGTTTTTATCTATCATCTTGTAATTGAATAAGAACCAAAGCACTCCTCCTCTAAACCCAGTACAGGGATAAAAGGATTAAAACAACCCCTACTCATTAAACCACCATGCAGTCACCTGCTAGCTTCTCAGAGCAGGAAATGGACAGTTTTTCTCCAGGATATCACAGCACAAGTAGACTGAAACTTGTCAGTCCCACCCAATACCCATTTATGAAGCACCCTACCTATCTGCTAAGACCCACCACTGTTCACCAGTCTGGAGAGCATGGACAATTGTCAAGATTAAAGATTAGGACAAGCAGGAGACAGTTTCCAGGGGCTAAGTCAATTTCAGTTCTCAGTTACccctttaatatttttgaaggaGCTCAGAAACAACCTTAACCGGAGGGAACACTGCCATGTAATAGGTCTGGTTCTGCTAATGCAAACATGCTACTATGGCAAGAGGTCATTGCTTCAAAATAACTGAAAAGTGATTTGAGACCAAATTCACTGACTGAAAGATGATTTGAAGTATCTATGTCTAATTCGCTAATTTGTTAGTTAGTATAAATATAACAAATTTGAGGACCATATGTCTATAGATTCTCCTCCAAACATAATATTTCCCAAGGTCAAGATCTTATTTCTAAGCAATTTCTAAGGAGGTTTTACTGGGCCTGACTACTGACGAATGGAATTAAGATGATGAAGTCCTGAGAAGCAAGGACCACTGTGATTCCAGGATATCTTCTTGCAATCCCTGcttaatcaatcaacaagtatgctaaatgtgaaaagaaaaatttaaaagaattaaggcCAAAATCTGAAGTCACTGTATCATACCACAAGGGGGCAATGTTTGAACACTAGCAACACGAAGTATTTGGCAGATGCtttgtttatttccctttttaacaCCAAGCTGAGATGACTGCAGCTGCTGAGAGGTGGGCTGGTCTCTGCCTTCTCTCTAGGGAGTTGGCACTAACTCTTAATACTGGCAACACAGCTTTCAAGGGACCAAGAGAGGAAGCTGACAGCAGGAGGAAAAGTGGAGCAGCTGATCTCATCCAGGTCTGATAAACATACCCAGTAGCGCCTAGAGGTTGAGGTGGTAGTGGTataacagtggttctcaaactatAGCAGGTATCAGAATCATCTGCAGCCCTGTTAAACAGATTGCAGGACTTCAACCCCAATTTCCAATTCAAAAGACCTAAGACCTAAAGTAGGGTCCCATAATTTGCACTGCAAACAAGttctcccaggtgatgctgatgatgcTAAGGACACATTGAGAATCACTGCTATAGAGTATTTCTGGCTCTGCGCCCTTCCTTCAACAGTTCCCTATTCTGTCTTCCGTATCATCTACTACTTTCTTTTCTACCATCCCTCTTTAGCCTCCTTTAGGAAAACTAAAGGACAGACAGAAAACAGGAATTAACACTGATGTTAAACTTGTCTTTTATTGCTCTGGGCAAGGATTCCATCACTCCAGCCTACTGTTAAGGTATTTTGGAAGCAGATTTAttccaaatacataaataattccTCTCATCTTTGTTCAATGGTTGCACAGGGATGCGGGGAGTAGCTCAGTAAAAAGTAACTGATGCTTTTCCAATAAGATTTTACTTTAGGGTTCATAAAGGGGGTGGAATATGGTAGGTATATGTCCCACCAGAGTTTGTAAATTTTCTTTACATACCCTAGAATTAAACATATTGTAAATACTTTTAcaaaaattaccattttaaaactattaaagtgtgtaattcagtggcattaagtacattcacattttttttggcAATCATCACCATCTATCTTCAGAATGCTTTCAGATTTGCAAACTGACACTCGAAGCCCATTAAACAATTGCTGATAGCCCCCTTCCCTATCCTTTAACCACCACCATTCTACTCCTAGACTACTTTTGGACTGTTTCTCTTTCACTTAATAAGAAAGACAGTCTACTGCTGACCAGTGGGGTTGCTTCTCTACATGCAAGTTTTCTTGCATATAGTTGATTTGAGTTCATTATAGAGAAACAGGTGGAGACAAACTGGATGTGGGCCTTCTATCCGCGTCTCAGCAGCCCTGCCATGGATCTGCCCGATTCTTTCGCATCAAAAAGTTGATCTTTCGAGCCATTTCCATGTTGTAGATCCGCCTGCAGGTTTCATAGCTTTCCCGCTGTCGCTTTCGGCAAGGTTTCTCATAGTATCTTCGTCGTTTAATGTCCTCAATGAGCCCATCCATGCTGAGGATTCTGTATGAAGGCAGGTAATCAGATTAGAACTTGGGCTCATTGCTGCTTACAAACTCCAATTGGGAGGAATCACttgtaatttaaagaaatataaatctttttttagttgtggatggacacaataatctttatttttatttatttatttttatgaggttctgaggatcgaatccagggcctcacatatgtgaggcaaggggctggggatgtggctcaagcggtagcgcgctcgcctgacatgcgtgcggcccgggttcaatcctcagcaccacataccaacaaagatgttgtgtccgccgagaactaaacaataaaacattaaaaattctctctctcctctctcactctctttaaaaaaaaaaaaaaaaaacatgtgtgaggcaagcactctaccactgagccacacccccagcccagaaatATAAATCTCTAGGGGTGATTCCTACTTGGTCCTTAGTGGAGAATACAGTTccattctgtttttttggggggtgctggggattgcactcaggggcattcaaccactgagccatatccccagccctattttgtattttatttagagacagggtctcactcactgagttatttagcacctcacttttgctgatgctggcctggaacttgggattctcctgcttcagcctcccaaaccactgagattacagttgtgtgccacagcgcctggcttGGTTGCATTTTTATTAAGAATTGATGGTTAGGGCTGGGTTGAGGCTCattggtatagcacttgcctaacatgcatgaggcaatgggtttatcctaagcaccacataaaaataaacaaataaaataagggcatctgtccatctataacgacaaaaaaaaaaaaaagaattgatggtTAGCCCAGcagtaattccagctactccagagattgaggcaagaggactgaaaAAAGTTCAAGGTGAACCtgcacaacttagtgaggccttaagaaacttagcaagacccagtctcaaaagttaaaaaaaaaaaaaaaaaaggagctgggaatataattcagtggtagagtgcttgcatagcatgtgaaaggccctgggttcaatccctagtattggcCTAGTATTGGGGATGGAGGAGGGCGAATTGATTCAGCTGAAGTCTGAGAAATATTGGGGCCTACATAAATGCAGGAAATAGGCAGCCCATACCACACCAGTGAAACTTCAATCCCACtccattttcttaaagaaaataaattttattgtacaTCAGTTTAGTGATTATTTCATTCTGCCATTTATACAAAAGTCTCCCTCATTAAATTGAAAATCCCTGAAGGCAGAAaccatattttattaatattaatctcATATAAATGTCAGTTAAATTGATACTTTATTTCTTGGTCACCTGCCCAATTCCTTACAATGCAATTTTTTCCCACTGGACTAATAACTCCCTGAACAAATTCACTTCTTAGTTCCAAGCCAAGAAGACACtagggctttatttatttaaccaacCTAATCCTTAGGCTCCCAATGTATAATTTGTCTTTCCCTTTCAACTCCTTATTGATTGGTCATGAAAGAGTCAGTGGCACCTTCCTACTGCTGCCCTCTATTCCTGCTTATCTTGTCCTTTCATTATATGTAAAAAGTCACAAACAACTGGAAATTAGAGGTTGACACATGGCTATTATAATTTgaagaagggacaaagaaaataaaaacaagaaaactacTAGCTAGTTTTCTGCCCAGTGGAAAGCTCCATTTATTGTTGCTACATTGGACTACAAAGTCTGAGATAAATAGCTCAGCTTGAAAATAGCTTTAGGTAAATTACAAATGTGAACAGAGGTGGGAACCACTGTCCTATAAGCTCTTTTCCCAGGATCCTGCTGtttatgaggggctggggtgcagtacagtggtagagaacttaccaagcatgtatgaggtcctgtgTTCAGTATGGTGGGGGTCCCCTTCCCTGCTGGCTTTTGGGTCCCTCATACAAAGGTTCCTGACAGGCCTCTCCACTGACCCTCTACAGAAGACCATATATTCTAATCCCCAGGTACAGAATAATTTGTAGGCTACTAGAGTGTCTTATCTGTGTGGATCAGCTGGTTCACATTTTAGTGGCCAGGAGATGGGAACCAAGAGAATAGCTGCACACTCCCAAAAAGAGATGATCTAGGCAGGTTCTGTTGGAAACAGTCATGCTTGGAAGTCATGCAAATATAACACTAAAGTCCTACAACAGAGAAATGAGGTACTAGAGATCAAAAGACTCCATACCCTGGCCCAAAAAGGATAGGCTTTTTTTCTCAATTTACCCATAAATGTTATTCCTTCAAATTCTGACTATAAACCTCCTTGATTCTGATTATATACGATTCTCCTAACCTTTGCCAGAGGGCCTCAACCTTGATACACTCTTCATTTCCTGAAGAATTTTTTAGGAGGTACTGATGCCTAGCTCTCACTCTTCTAAGACTGACTTAATTGGTTTAGAGTAAGGCCATGCACTGGGAATCTTTCCCAGGTGACTCTAATGCCATATTatgattgagaaaaaaaaaaaaaatgacccagaCACTGTTGACTCCTAAATTTTTATCTCTAGGAGAAATCTTATGTTAGAGGTAGACGAATATTTCCAACTGCCTCAAACCCTACAAAACTGTATTTGTCTCCTTTCCAAATTTATTCCACAAGAATTACATtagagctgggcaaggtggcacatacctgtaatctcagtgacctagGAGGCTGGaacaggaggattaagagttcaacaccagcctcagcaatttaggaaggccctaacTAAATCAAGTGAACCCCTGTCTCAACACATAAATCAGATCATCTAGTAAAGTGAGTCCCAGACTTACACTTAgtcccagccacatccccagccccattttgtattttatttagagacagggtctcattgagttgcttagtgctttgccattgctgaggctagttttgaactcacaattctcctgtctcaggctcccaagctgctgggattacaggcagttGCCACCATacccaacttcattctttttctttttctacctaATAAAATCCTATTTGtaactgtggtgtgtgtgtgtgtgtttgtatacacacacaacggaatattactcagcaataaaagagaataaaattatggcatttttcaggtaaatagatggagctggagaatatcatgctaagcaaaataagacaatcactaaaaccaaaggcccaatgttttctctgataaatggatgctaatCTAAAATGGGAGGGGGGGCATGAGAATGAGTGGAAGAactactttggattaggcaaagcgggagggagagggggcatgaggataggaaagacgatggaatgagatggacatcattaccctaggtacatgtagaCTACATGAATGGTGTGTccttactttgtgtacaaccaaagaagtgaaaaatcatgctctaattgtgtacaatgactcgaagagcattctgctgaagtatataactgattagaataaataaatttttaaaaatatcctattTGTTCCTCAAAGGCCCAAATCAATTATTATATctggatgctgaagcaggaggatctcaagttcaaggccagcctcatctgAGAGATAAGTAGGTTGCCCTATTTCCATTCTTTTTGAGACCCCCatcaaaaagggggggggggagctagaaatatagctcagtggtaaagtgccccaacTCATCCAGGTGAAACCAATTACTCGCACCCTCCCTTCCTAAAGCACTATTTGTTAGGTCGGTGGTGGCGACTTGGTGGCAACAAAGCAGCCCAAGCCgaaaaagaacatcaatcagatgtcaatcagcaggaccccctggccaatcctggagttcagccaactcccctgaccaactccaagggggcaagggaccctagaaacaccttttcctgtcccaagaccttcccttcctgctgtaagccccataaaagtccagtccagtGTAGCTTCCatgcggtttctcctcagacccttcccctgtcccctctgggTCTGATGGAGTTCCGCCCGGGAGTGATAcctcaataaagcctgttcaacggtccttttaaatctgcctcctttggctATTGCCTGCCCCGACACTATTCTCAAACTTTAGCATGCGGTATTCAACTAAAAAACCTATTAAAACATgactattgggctggggatgtggctcaagcggtgacaagctcgcctggcatgcttgcggcccaggttcgatcctcagcaccacatacaaagatgttgtgtccaccaaaaactaaaaaataaatattaaaaaaaaattaaacaaaacaagacTATTGTGCCACCTCCAGTCTCTTCTTCTGTAGGAAGTCTAGAGTGAAACTcaagaatttacatttctttctttctttttttaatattttttagttgtcaatggacctttattttatttatttatatgtggtgctgggaattgaacccagggcctcacacttgttgagcaagcactctaccattgagccacaaccccagcccaagaatttacatttcttttcacagtgctggggattgaacccggggtatCAAATATGCTACtacccagccacaccctacccccacgtgcatttctaataagttccTAAGATATGCAGCTGCTCATGGTCCAGGAAGAACCAAGGCACACTGTCCATGCCTCTTTCAGCACAGATCAGGTAGTATtatatttaactatattaaaaaaaaaaattcccttattGGTTGTGTTCTTTCTAAGATTAAagaccaattctttttttttttttagtatttcattagttgttgatggacctttatttatttacatgtggtgctgagaatcgaactcagtgcctcccacatgcta
This region of Ictidomys tridecemlineatus isolate mIctTri1 chromosome 11, mIctTri1.hap1, whole genome shotgun sequence genomic DNA includes:
- the Mrps21 gene encoding small ribosomal subunit protein bS21m, encoding MAKHLKFIARTVMVHEGNVEGAYRTLNRILSMDGLIEDIKRRRYYEKPCRKRQRESYETCRRIYNMEMARKINFLMRKNRADPWQGC